Proteins co-encoded in one Actinomadura luteofluorescens genomic window:
- a CDS encoding site-specific integrase — translation MTKTALGTPEEPDAAGKRKQRSRSRANGEGSIFPYRNGYAAYVWVTTPAGERKKRWVYGKTRDVVHDKYVKLLNEAKQRPIATTVPTVENYLIYWLSEVIEPNREAQTYAQYETLARLYVIPALGRKRLDRLTVRDVQQWVNKLPNTCQCCAQGKDAARPEQHSDPRKRRRCCAVGKCCKAYPSRRTIQAARNTLRAALTNAQTEEIISRNVARMVKLPTMRKRARGKTTWSVEEARTFLESAKDQGDPLYAAWVLILVLGLRKGEVLGLRWEDLDLDAGELSVSMQLQRVRGQLIHKERTKTQESTDVLPLPAICVTALRIRQKRQEAENVARDRRWDGKGLVFTTRQGRPIEPRNVNRSFLHRCERAGVRTIRVHDTRHTCGSLLAALDVHPRTAMQILRHSQISITMEIYTEVPADITREALKRLGESLGRQQEG, via the coding sequence ATGACGAAGACCGCACTCGGCACCCCGGAAGAGCCGGACGCCGCTGGTAAGCGCAAGCAACGGAGTCGCTCCCGCGCCAACGGTGAAGGGTCGATCTTCCCCTACCGCAACGGCTACGCCGCCTACGTGTGGGTGACAACGCCGGCGGGGGAGCGCAAGAAGCGATGGGTCTACGGAAAGACGCGCGACGTCGTCCACGACAAGTACGTCAAGCTGCTGAACGAGGCCAAGCAACGGCCGATCGCCACGACGGTGCCGACTGTCGAGAACTACCTGATCTACTGGCTCAGCGAGGTCATCGAGCCGAATCGTGAAGCCCAGACCTACGCCCAATACGAGACGCTCGCACGCCTCTACGTCATCCCCGCTCTCGGCCGCAAGCGGCTCGACCGGCTGACCGTGCGCGACGTCCAGCAGTGGGTCAACAAGCTGCCGAACACGTGCCAGTGCTGTGCGCAGGGCAAGGATGCCGCACGGCCAGAACAGCACAGCGACCCGCGGAAGCGGCGCCGGTGCTGTGCAGTGGGCAAGTGCTGCAAGGCGTACCCGAGCCGACGGACGATCCAGGCGGCACGAAACACGCTGCGCGCGGCGCTTACCAACGCTCAAACGGAGGAAATCATCTCCCGCAACGTTGCGCGCATGGTGAAGTTGCCGACCATGCGCAAGCGAGCCCGTGGCAAGACGACATGGAGTGTTGAGGAGGCCCGAACCTTCCTGGAGTCTGCCAAAGACCAAGGGGACCCGCTCTATGCCGCATGGGTGCTAATCCTCGTCCTGGGGCTCAGGAAGGGTGAGGTTCTGGGGCTCCGGTGGGAAGACTTGGACCTGGACGCCGGCGAGTTGTCCGTCAGCATGCAACTGCAGCGGGTGCGCGGGCAGCTCATCCACAAGGAGCGCACCAAGACACAGGAATCCACCGACGTGCTACCACTCCCGGCAATCTGCGTGACCGCGCTCCGGATCCGTCAGAAGCGCCAGGAAGCTGAGAACGTTGCCCGCGACCGCAGGTGGGACGGCAAGGGACTCGTCTTCACCACGCGCCAGGGGCGACCGATAGAACCTCGGAACGTCAACCGCAGCTTCCTTCACCGGTGCGAGCGTGCCGGAGTCCGGACGATTCGAGTGCACGACACTCGCCACACGTGCGGCTCCCTGCTCGCCGCGCTTGACGTCCACCCACGGACGGCAATGCAGATCCTCCGACACAGCCAGATCAGTATCACGATGGAGATCTACACCGAAGTGCCCGCAGATATCACCAGAGAGGCCCTGAAGCGCTTGGGAGAGAGTCTCGGTAGACAACAGGAGGGCTAA
- a CDS encoding PP2C family protein-serine/threonine phosphatase, protein MHVADLEDLRGAAHDRAVLAEARVVLARRLGVPPGEALQHLIWLARDLDMEMVEAASLLVKDGGGGPVGAVLAGRRAPRTEEVPAERQAVLSEAEDVLRRVTAEDTAGDAEVLARVPEDPAATAVLEGALDSAAHLVPVRGPDGNVADFLFAELNGVAKDMFGRGREELTGLRLLRTDPGAVLSGLFDDYVGVLESGTRLERSSIQYSTAQRGLSRSSRMSVRCVRVPTGICVTWRYHLAEDRIARRLERVERLALIGFGEWDLATGEADWTPQMLANYGLSPDEVPPMPHDLPKVVADDDLPLVEEAVQTMFSRREPVEAEHRVIGHDGTPRHLWVFAEPVLGESGLPVSINIVSQDITRRRGVERALAETRRQMLRQQARTAQERRVAVTLRRAILPDEDEVEQLPGMCTSIRSMAAESTARIGGDWFATKALQDGRAMFAIGDAAGHGLPAAAAMARTRNGLLGLACTGERAGRLVGWLNELIGAMDPPATGTAIVAHYDPARHVLEWTCAGHPPPILVRDGRATPLEVVRDPMLGAMPGWEYTTITTGLDSGDMLFLYTDGLVERRDADLDERIGRLTHILRDSSSRPERVLDEVLARMEHDRAADDTTLFALYVE, encoded by the coding sequence GTGCACGTTGCGGACCTGGAGGACCTGCGGGGCGCCGCGCACGACCGTGCGGTGCTGGCGGAGGCGCGGGTCGTGCTGGCCCGGCGTCTCGGCGTCCCGCCGGGCGAGGCCCTGCAGCACCTGATCTGGCTCGCGCGCGACCTGGACATGGAGATGGTCGAGGCGGCGTCGCTGCTGGTCAAGGACGGGGGCGGCGGGCCGGTGGGGGCCGTGTTGGCGGGTCGCCGGGCGCCGCGCACGGAGGAGGTCCCCGCGGAGCGCCAGGCCGTCCTGTCGGAGGCCGAGGACGTGCTGCGCCGGGTGACGGCCGAGGACACCGCGGGGGACGCGGAGGTCCTCGCGCGGGTGCCCGAGGATCCGGCGGCGACGGCGGTGCTGGAGGGGGCGCTCGACTCGGCGGCCCATCTGGTCCCGGTGCGGGGGCCGGACGGCAATGTGGCGGACTTCCTCTTCGCGGAGCTCAACGGTGTTGCCAAGGACATGTTCGGGCGGGGCCGGGAGGAGCTGACCGGGCTGCGGCTGCTGCGGACGGATCCGGGTGCGGTGCTCAGCGGCCTGTTCGACGACTATGTCGGGGTGCTGGAGTCCGGGACGCGATTGGAACGTTCCTCGATCCAGTACTCGACGGCTCAGCGCGGCCTGTCCCGCTCGTCGCGGATGAGCGTGCGGTGCGTGCGGGTGCCGACCGGCATCTGCGTGACCTGGCGTTACCACCTGGCCGAGGACCGCATCGCGCGGCGGCTGGAGCGGGTCGAGCGGCTCGCCCTGATCGGGTTCGGGGAGTGGGACCTCGCGACGGGGGAGGCGGACTGGACGCCGCAGATGCTGGCCAACTACGGCCTTTCCCCCGACGAGGTGCCGCCGATGCCGCACGACCTGCCGAAGGTCGTGGCCGACGACGACCTCCCGCTGGTCGAGGAGGCCGTGCAGACGATGTTCTCGCGTCGTGAGCCGGTCGAGGCGGAGCACCGCGTGATCGGCCACGACGGGACGCCCCGCCACCTGTGGGTGTTCGCCGAGCCGGTGCTCGGGGAGTCCGGGCTGCCCGTCTCGATCAACATCGTCTCGCAGGACATCACCCGGCGGCGCGGGGTGGAGCGCGCGCTGGCCGAGACCCGCCGGCAGATGCTGCGCCAGCAGGCGCGGACGGCGCAGGAGCGGCGCGTGGCGGTGACGCTGCGGCGGGCCATCCTGCCGGACGAGGACGAGGTGGAGCAGCTTCCGGGCATGTGCACCTCGATCCGCAGCATGGCGGCGGAGAGCACGGCCCGCATCGGCGGCGACTGGTTCGCGACCAAGGCCCTCCAGGACGGGCGGGCGATGTTCGCCATCGGGGACGCGGCCGGGCACGGGCTGCCGGCGGCGGCGGCGATGGCGCGGACGCGGAACGGCCTGCTCGGCCTCGCCTGTACGGGGGAGCGGGCGGGACGGCTGGTCGGCTGGCTGAACGAGTTGATCGGCGCCATGGACCCGCCCGCGACGGGCACCGCCATCGTCGCCCACTACGACCCGGCCCGCCACGTCCTGGAGTGGACGTGCGCGGGCCATCCGCCGCCGATCCTGGTCCGGGACGGGCGGGCGACCCCGCTGGAGGTGGTCCGGGACCCGATGCTCGGCGCCATGCCCGGCTGGGAGTACACGACGATCACCACCGGGCTCGACTCGGGCGACATGCTCTTCCTCTACACCGACGGCCTGGTGGAGCGCAGGGACGCGGACCTGGACGAGCGGATCGGCCGCCTGACCCACATCCTGCGTGACAGCTCCTCGCGTCCCGAGCGGGTGCTGGACGAGGTGCTCGCGCGGATGGAGCACGACCGGGCGGCCGACGACACCACGCTCTTCGCCCTTTACGTGGAGTGA
- a CDS encoding CHAP domain-containing protein produces the protein MSGLFDRLSLHRLTPEDKAVGVAVGAVLAGAVGLSVVNPLAGGRAVAETSAQTAAVAEQGTAAHDSSQVKTVKAENVAAEARREGFKVPPHAVKPAEVIKLAQQQVGVHEGKGGQTKYHKWYVSTPQAKATAKRDGGFSVKEYNGAQWCNMFVSWLGAQTGVKNMGWDAYTVQHASWFKQTDRWGHKAKPGAVVFFDWQDGSKAGIGDIDHVGIVVKDNGDGSITTIEGNTENAVKKKVREKSQVVGYGYPDYAR, from the coding sequence ATGTCCGGTCTGTTCGATCGACTTTCGCTCCACCGCCTCACGCCCGAGGACAAGGCCGTCGGCGTCGCCGTCGGCGCGGTCCTGGCCGGCGCGGTCGGGCTCTCGGTGGTCAACCCCCTCGCCGGCGGCCGCGCGGTCGCCGAGACCTCCGCCCAGACGGCGGCGGTCGCCGAGCAGGGCACCGCCGCGCACGACTCCTCCCAGGTCAAGACTGTGAAGGCCGAGAACGTCGCGGCCGAGGCGCGGCGCGAGGGCTTCAAGGTCCCCCCGCACGCCGTCAAGCCCGCCGAAGTGATCAAGCTCGCGCAGCAGCAGGTCGGCGTCCACGAGGGCAAGGGCGGCCAGACCAAGTACCACAAGTGGTACGTCTCGACCCCGCAGGCGAAGGCCACCGCCAAGCGCGACGGCGGCTTCTCGGTCAAGGAGTACAACGGCGCCCAGTGGTGCAACATGTTCGTCTCCTGGCTCGGCGCCCAGACCGGCGTCAAGAACATGGGCTGGGACGCCTACACCGTCCAGCACGCCAGCTGGTTCAAGCAGACCGACCGCTGGGGCCACAAGGCCAAGCCGGGCGCCGTGGTGTTCTTCGACTGGCAGGACGGCTCGAAGGCCGGCATCGGTGACATCGACCACGTCGGCATCGTCGTCAAGGACAACGGCGACGGCAGCATCACCACCATCGAGGGCAACACCGAGAACGCGGTGAAGAAGAAGGTCCGCGAGAAGTCGCAGGTCGTCGGCTACGGCTACCCCGACTACGCCCGCTGA
- a CDS encoding bifunctional glycosyltransferase/CDP-glycerol:glycerophosphate glycerophosphotransferase: MAVRPDVSVVVIAYNDARRLPRAVASTLAQSLGGVETVIVDDASTDGTGEAADRLAAAHPGRVRAVHLPANSGGCGRPRNTGIETSTGRYVMFLDSDDLLDRHACLNLLAAAEDTGADMVSGLCDRIFLDVPEGAKGRIRPWYPWLYRHSAVYESLNENPDLLYDTLSTNKAYRRGFLEEHGLRFVERLHYEDLLFTAEAYLEAGRTALIPHRVYNWLVKERTRAPSISNRRTELANFADRLEIHRRIDMLFALRGAYDLQRAKDVKFVNHDLVLYLRDLRDKAPAHQARFLDLAAAYLAELDPRVFEQANPLPAIAAHLIREGDHAGALAAAEYDPVKRPELRARLVERDGRVYWGAGRPRGTLGRRVLDVTAFGFHVRPLRELRPANTVTRLETRGGRVLMAGYVLNPLERIPRGAELAGTLEFLDRRRRARKGRIRASVRHEGDRLTWRAEFDPARKIRPFGFIDPVWDVRLRIRVDGEEVVTRLGEGRGSPSLGGVALPVRPRLTRFAGDRLRSYVTEGGHLAFALETGSPWARLTRALARRAALSRPARLARRRARSLDRAVRRTLTGRNTKIVVFNRVLSRLPVRTGLAVFESQLGRHYSDNPKYLYRELRRSGRPVTAVWSYASSPKGFPDDARLVKRGSWAYYLALARAQFWIDNQGFPDRLRKRPETTYIQTWHGSAFKLMGLDQPRLKSGPAGDQARLRRMVERFDCFLVRSGHDTETLCGGLGVRSELLPVGYPRNDPLVNGVDGDPELASEVAALRDALGLDDGRRAVLYAPTYVTGPKGRPVRLLDPPVDPAVFARELGEEYVLLVRPHYLCRANVPPGAREVMRDVGAVPDVTPLLLLADALVTDHSSIMFDFALLDRPIVLHLPDGRDLAAGYFDLERHGPGPITRTEDELVAALAGLEAAEAVHARRRRAFATRFGEHDRGTAARAVADRYFPAAPSRRGKRHGRAA, encoded by the coding sequence ATGGCGGTGCGCCCGGATGTCAGCGTGGTGGTGATCGCCTACAACGACGCGCGGAGGCTCCCGCGGGCGGTGGCCTCGACGCTGGCGCAGTCGCTGGGCGGCGTCGAGACGGTGATCGTCGACGACGCGAGCACCGACGGCACCGGCGAGGCCGCCGACCGGCTCGCCGCGGCCCATCCCGGACGGGTCCGGGCCGTCCACCTGCCGGCCAACTCCGGGGGATGCGGCCGTCCCCGCAACACCGGGATCGAGACGTCCACGGGCCGGTACGTGATGTTCCTCGACAGCGACGACCTGCTGGACCGGCACGCCTGCCTCAACCTCCTCGCCGCCGCCGAGGACACCGGCGCCGACATGGTCTCCGGGCTCTGCGACCGGATCTTCCTCGACGTGCCCGAGGGCGCCAAGGGACGCATCCGCCCCTGGTATCCGTGGCTCTACCGGCACAGCGCCGTCTACGAGTCGCTGAACGAGAACCCCGACCTCCTCTACGACACCCTGTCGACCAACAAGGCGTACCGGCGCGGTTTCCTGGAGGAGCACGGGCTGCGGTTCGTGGAGCGGCTGCACTACGAGGACCTGCTGTTCACCGCCGAGGCCTACCTTGAGGCGGGGCGCACCGCCCTGATCCCGCACCGCGTCTACAACTGGCTGGTCAAGGAGCGGACGCGGGCGCCGTCGATCTCCAACCGGCGCACCGAGCTGGCCAACTTCGCCGACCGGCTGGAGATCCACCGCCGCATCGACATGCTCTTCGCGCTGCGCGGCGCCTACGACCTGCAGCGGGCCAAGGACGTCAAGTTCGTCAACCACGACCTGGTGCTCTACCTGCGCGACCTGCGCGACAAGGCCCCCGCCCACCAGGCGCGCTTCCTCGATCTGGCCGCCGCCTACCTGGCCGAACTGGACCCGCGGGTCTTCGAGCAGGCCAACCCGCTGCCCGCGATCGCCGCCCACCTGATCCGCGAGGGCGACCACGCGGGGGCGCTCGCCGCCGCCGAGTACGACCCCGTGAAGCGTCCCGAACTGCGCGCCCGCCTCGTGGAGCGGGACGGGCGCGTCTACTGGGGCGCCGGGCGCCCCCGCGGGACGCTCGGCCGCCGCGTCCTGGACGTCACGGCCTTCGGCTTCCACGTGCGGCCCCTCCGGGAGCTGCGCCCGGCGAACACCGTCACCCGGCTGGAGACGCGCGGCGGCCGCGTGCTCATGGCCGGGTACGTGCTGAACCCGCTGGAGCGGATCCCGCGGGGAGCGGAGCTGGCCGGAACGCTGGAGTTCCTCGACCGGCGCCGCCGGGCGAGGAAGGGACGGATCCGCGCGTCCGTCCGGCACGAGGGCGACCGGCTCACCTGGCGGGCCGAGTTCGACCCGGCCCGCAAGATCCGCCCTTTCGGGTTCATCGACCCCGTCTGGGACGTCCGGCTGAGGATCCGGGTGGACGGCGAGGAGGTGGTCACGCGGCTCGGCGAGGGCCGCGGGTCGCCGTCGCTCGGCGGCGTCGCGCTGCCCGTCCGCCCGCGGCTGACGCGGTTCGCGGGGGACCGGCTCCGCTCGTACGTCACCGAGGGAGGGCACCTGGCGTTCGCCCTGGAGACGGGGAGCCCGTGGGCGCGGCTCACCCGCGCGCTCGCCCGCCGCGCCGCCCTGTCCCGCCCGGCGCGGCTGGCCCGCCGTCGGGCGCGGTCGCTGGACAGGGCGGTGCGCCGGACGCTGACCGGCCGGAACACCAAGATCGTCGTGTTCAACCGGGTGCTGAGCCGGCTGCCCGTCCGGACCGGCCTGGCGGTCTTCGAGAGCCAGCTCGGCCGCCACTACTCCGACAACCCGAAGTACCTCTACCGGGAGCTGCGCAGGTCCGGGCGTCCGGTGACGGCGGTGTGGTCGTACGCGTCGTCCCCCAAGGGGTTCCCGGACGACGCCCGGCTCGTCAAGCGCGGATCATGGGCGTACTACCTGGCGCTCGCGCGGGCCCAGTTCTGGATCGACAACCAGGGCTTCCCGGACCGGCTGCGCAAGCGTCCCGAGACCACCTACATCCAGACCTGGCACGGGTCGGCGTTCAAGCTGATGGGGCTGGACCAGCCGCGGTTGAAGTCGGGCCCCGCGGGCGACCAGGCGCGGCTGCGGAGGATGGTGGAGCGCTTCGACTGCTTCCTGGTGCGCTCCGGGCACGACACCGAGACGCTCTGCGGCGGTCTCGGCGTCCGCTCCGAGCTGCTCCCGGTGGGGTATCCCCGCAACGACCCCCTGGTCAACGGGGTGGACGGCGATCCGGAGCTGGCCTCCGAGGTCGCGGCCCTGCGCGACGCGCTCGGCCTGGACGACGGGCGCCGCGCCGTCCTGTACGCGCCCACGTACGTCACCGGGCCGAAGGGGCGTCCCGTCCGGCTGCTGGACCCGCCGGTGGATCCGGCGGTCTTCGCGCGGGAGCTGGGGGAGGAGTACGTCCTGCTCGTCCGGCCCCACTACCTGTGCCGGGCGAACGTGCCGCCGGGCGCCCGCGAGGTCATGCGCGACGTCGGCGCGGTGCCCGACGTGACGCCGCTCCTGCTGCTGGCGGACGCGCTCGTCACCGACCACTCCTCGATCATGTTCGACTTCGCCCTGCTCGACCGGCCGATCGTGCTGCACCTCCCGGACGGCCGGGACCTCGCCGCCGGCTACTTCGACCTGGAGCGGCACGGCCCCGGGCCGATCACCCGCACCGAGGACGAGCTCGTCGCCGCGCTCGCCGGCCTGGAGGCGGCCGAGGCCGTGCACGCCAGGCGGCGCCGCGCGTTCGCCACGCGCTTCGGCGAGCACGACCGCGGCACCGCCGCCCGGGCGGTGGCGGACCGCTACTTCCCGGCCGCGCCGAGCAGGAGGGGGAAGCGCCATGGCCGCGCCGCGTGA
- a CDS encoding glycosyltransferase gives MAAPRDVFIVCNNADDMGGLQRWAHHMARLLAGRGDRVTLVGVTRGTEPHHHGRDGSYAVEVLHGEWRSPTLAWRPGKALRRLDPAARARDLRRTAAQRRGAARLSELFAAARPGAVVIVAQVWAMEWVRLADTSGLRVVGMSHESYQATRGSSRYRRVKEHYARADRMLVLTAEDADAWARDGMTNVDHIPNALHVTPSVHPTLDLPVVACVGRLAYEKGVDLLLEAWERVAGRHPGWRLHVYGNGPDEPELRARADAAGLSGSVEFRGVVADVEEALVEASVLALPSRAEGFPMSVLEAMAYGLPTVAFDCAPGVRTLIEDGRDGLLAAPGDVTAFAAALGRLIEDPELRRLLGAGARASVLRFRPDVVLARWDRLFDLLHREFAAAAPAPAPVRPVPPVPGRVAAREAEPALGGDSF, from the coding sequence ATGGCCGCGCCGCGTGACGTCTTCATCGTGTGCAACAACGCCGACGACATGGGCGGTCTCCAGCGGTGGGCGCACCACATGGCGCGGCTGCTGGCGGGGCGCGGCGACCGCGTCACCCTCGTCGGCGTCACGCGGGGGACAGAGCCGCACCACCACGGCCGCGACGGCTCCTACGCCGTCGAGGTGCTGCACGGCGAGTGGCGGTCGCCCACGCTCGCGTGGCGTCCGGGGAAGGCGCTGCGGCGGCTCGACCCGGCGGCGCGGGCCCGGGACCTGCGGCGGACGGCCGCCCAGCGGCGCGGCGCGGCGCGCCTGTCGGAGCTGTTCGCCGCCGCGCGGCCGGGGGCGGTCGTCATCGTGGCGCAGGTGTGGGCGATGGAGTGGGTGCGGCTCGCCGACACCTCCGGGCTGCGCGTCGTGGGCATGAGCCACGAGTCCTACCAGGCGACCCGCGGGTCGTCGCGGTACCGGCGGGTCAAGGAGCACTACGCCCGCGCCGACCGGATGCTGGTCCTCACCGCCGAGGACGCCGACGCCTGGGCCCGGGACGGCATGACCAACGTCGACCACATCCCGAACGCTCTGCACGTCACACCGAGCGTGCATCCCACGCTCGACCTGCCCGTCGTCGCCTGCGTCGGCCGCCTGGCCTACGAGAAGGGCGTGGACCTGCTGCTGGAGGCGTGGGAGCGCGTCGCCGGACGGCATCCGGGGTGGCGGCTGCACGTGTACGGCAACGGCCCGGACGAGCCGGAGCTGCGGGCGCGGGCGGACGCCGCCGGGCTGTCCGGATCCGTCGAGTTCCGGGGCGTGGTGGCCGACGTCGAGGAGGCGCTCGTCGAGGCGTCGGTGCTCGCGCTGCCCTCGCGGGCCGAGGGCTTCCCGATGTCGGTGCTGGAGGCGATGGCCTACGGGCTGCCGACGGTGGCGTTCGACTGCGCGCCGGGCGTCCGGACCCTGATCGAGGACGGACGGGACGGTCTGCTGGCCGCACCGGGCGACGTCACCGCGTTCGCCGCCGCGCTCGGCCGGCTCATCGAGGATCCGGAGCTGCGCCGCTTGCTCGGGGCCGGGGCCCGCGCGTCGGTTCTCCGGTTCCGCCCCGACGTGGTCCTCGCCCGGTGGGACCGGCTGTTCGACCTGCTGCACCGCGAGTTCGCGGCCGCCGCGCCGGCTCCCGCGCCGGTCCGGCCGGTGCCGCCCGTCCCGGGCCGGGTCGCGGCCCGGGAGGCCGAACCCGCCCTGGGGGGTGATTCTTTCTAA
- a CDS encoding acyl-CoA dehydrogenase family protein, whose translation MKQNESPADRAFRAEVRDWLQANLSGEFAHARGLGGPGREHEAFEERLAWERHMAAAGWTCVGWPREYGGRGATVEQQVIFHEEYALADGPARVNHIGENLLGPTIIAFGTDEQRARFLPPIVAARELWCQGYSEPNAGSDLANVQTRAELAGDHWVVDGQKVWTSLALEADWCFAVCRTEPGSSRHKGLSYLLVPMRQDGVDIRPIVQLTGTSEFNEVFFDGARTDAGNIVGAPGDGWKIAMATLGFERGVATLGQQVGFRREFEGVADLARRTGAIEDPLLRDRLTRSYMGLEIMRLNAVRTMAGVAAGAPGPESSISKLVWGTWHRELGELAMDVLGAAGLVADGAPGTGPDGAAAQEQPYDLNDWQRLFLFSRSDTIYAGSNEIQRNIIAERVLGLPREPAADRKARG comes from the coding sequence GTGAAGCAGAACGAGTCCCCCGCGGACCGGGCCTTCCGCGCCGAGGTCCGCGACTGGCTCCAGGCCAACCTGTCGGGCGAGTTCGCGCACGCCCGCGGGCTCGGCGGCCCCGGCCGCGAGCACGAGGCGTTCGAGGAGCGGCTGGCCTGGGAGCGCCACATGGCCGCCGCCGGCTGGACCTGCGTCGGGTGGCCCCGCGAGTACGGCGGACGCGGCGCCACCGTCGAGCAGCAGGTGATCTTCCACGAGGAGTACGCGCTCGCCGACGGGCCCGCCCGCGTCAACCACATCGGCGAGAACCTCCTCGGCCCCACGATCATCGCGTTCGGCACCGACGAGCAGCGCGCCCGCTTCCTGCCGCCGATCGTGGCGGCGCGGGAGCTGTGGTGCCAGGGGTACTCCGAGCCGAACGCGGGCTCCGACCTCGCCAACGTGCAGACCCGCGCCGAACTCGCCGGAGACCACTGGGTGGTCGACGGCCAGAAGGTGTGGACGTCGCTGGCCCTCGAAGCCGACTGGTGCTTCGCCGTGTGCCGCACCGAGCCCGGGTCGTCCCGCCACAAGGGACTGTCGTACCTGCTCGTCCCGATGCGGCAGGACGGCGTCGACATCCGGCCGATCGTCCAGCTCACCGGCACCTCCGAGTTCAACGAGGTGTTCTTCGACGGCGCCCGCACCGACGCCGGCAACATCGTCGGCGCGCCCGGCGACGGCTGGAAGATCGCGATGGCGACGCTCGGGTTCGAGCGCGGCGTCGCGACGCTCGGCCAGCAGGTCGGGTTCCGGCGCGAGTTCGAGGGCGTCGCCGACCTCGCCCGGCGCACCGGGGCCATCGAGGACCCCCTGCTGCGCGACCGGCTCACCCGGTCCTACATGGGCCTGGAGATCATGCGGCTGAACGCGGTGCGCACCATGGCGGGCGTCGCGGCGGGCGCGCCCGGCCCCGAGTCGTCCATCTCCAAGCTCGTCTGGGGCACCTGGCACCGCGAGCTCGGCGAGCTGGCCATGGACGTCCTCGGCGCCGCCGGCCTCGTCGCCGACGGAGCGCCGGGCACCGGCCCGGACGGCGCGGCCGCGCAGGAGCAGCCCTACGACCTGAACGACTGGCAGCGGCTGTTCCTGTTCTCCCGCTCCGACACCATCTACGCCGGGTCCAACGAGATCCAGCGCAACATCATCGCCGAGCGCGTGCTCGGCCTGCCCCGTGAACCGGCCGCCGACAGGAAGGCACGCGGATGA
- a CDS encoding SDR family oxidoreductase, with translation MTPPPYVPGHGLLAGRAVVITAAAGAGIGGATARRCLEEGARVLLSDAHERRLAATAAELEKEFGADRVDVLPCDVTSEDQVRALYGRAVERFGRIDVAVNNAGLGGTADLVDMTDEQWDRVLDITLTGTMRCTRAALRLMREQGSGVVVNNASVIGWRAQKGQSHYAAAKAGVMALTRCSALEAADFGVRVNAVSPSLAMHPHLVKVTSEELLEELTRREAFGRYAEPWEVANVIVFLASDYSSYMTGEIVSVSSQHA, from the coding sequence ATGACCCCGCCCCCCTACGTCCCCGGGCACGGCCTGCTCGCCGGCCGCGCCGTCGTGATCACCGCGGCGGCCGGAGCCGGGATCGGCGGCGCCACCGCCCGCCGCTGCCTGGAGGAGGGCGCCCGCGTCCTGCTCTCCGACGCGCACGAGCGTCGGCTCGCCGCGACCGCGGCGGAGCTGGAGAAGGAGTTCGGCGCCGACCGGGTCGACGTGCTGCCCTGCGACGTCACCTCCGAGGACCAGGTCCGGGCCCTCTACGGCCGGGCCGTGGAGCGGTTCGGCCGCATCGACGTCGCGGTCAACAACGCCGGCCTCGGCGGGACGGCGGACCTCGTCGACATGACCGACGAGCAGTGGGACCGCGTCCTCGATATCACCCTCACCGGCACGATGCGCTGCACCCGCGCCGCCCTGCGCCTCATGCGGGAGCAGGGCTCCGGCGTCGTCGTCAACAACGCCTCGGTGATCGGCTGGCGGGCCCAGAAGGGCCAGTCGCACTACGCCGCTGCCAAGGCCGGGGTCATGGCCCTCACCCGCTGCTCCGCGCTGGAGGCCGCCGACTTCGGCGTCCGGGTCAACGCCGTCTCCCCGTCCCTGGCCATGCACCCGCACCTGGTCAAGGTGACGTCCGAGGAGCTGCTGGAGGAGCTGACGCGCCGCGAGGCGTTCGGCCGCTACGCCGAGCCGTGGGAGGTGGCCAACGTTATCGTCTTCCTGGCCAGCGACTACTCGTCGTACATGACGGGCGAGATCGTCTCCGTCTCCTCCCAGCACGCATAG
- a CDS encoding TetR/AcrR family transcriptional regulator: MSPRRRDAEGTAAARAGRRAELLATAAEVFASQGYSATTVRKVADAAGILGGSLYYHFDSKESMADEILSTFLDDMWAAYDRVLDAGLSARDTLEAIVVESFRSIDKHRPAVVLYQNESKHLATSERFHYLLDSQRRFEEMWLSLLDRGVKEGAFRADLDRTLIYRFIRDTVWVAANWYQHGGRLSADDIAKQYLAMFLEGIRAS, translated from the coding sequence ATGAGTCCACGACGGCGCGACGCCGAGGGCACCGCCGCCGCCCGCGCGGGACGGCGGGCCGAGCTGCTCGCCACGGCCGCCGAGGTGTTCGCCTCCCAGGGCTACTCCGCCACCACCGTCCGGAAGGTGGCCGACGCCGCCGGGATCCTCGGCGGCAGCCTCTACTACCACTTCGACTCCAAGGAGTCGATGGCCGACGAGATCCTGTCGACGTTTCTGGACGACATGTGGGCCGCCTACGACCGCGTTCTGGACGCCGGGCTCAGCGCGCGCGACACCCTGGAGGCCATCGTCGTCGAGTCGTTCCGCTCGATCGACAAGCACCGTCCCGCCGTCGTCCTCTACCAGAACGAGTCCAAGCACCTCGCGACGAGCGAGCGGTTCCACTACCTCCTGGACTCCCAGCGGCGGTTCGAGGAGATGTGGCTGTCCCTCCTGGACCGCGGCGTCAAGGAGGGCGCCTTCCGCGCCGACCTCGACCGGACCCTCATCTACCGCTTCATCCGCGACACCGTCTGGGTCGCGGCGAACTGGTACCAGCACGGCGGACGGCTGTCCGCCGACGACATCGCCAAGCAGTACCTCGCCATGTTCCTCGAAGGGATCCGGGCGAGCTAG